The following are encoded together in the Desulfococcus multivorans genome:
- a CDS encoding FecCD family ABC transporter permease translates to MGSVSGMDGAVGTATRAYRLAGRRKRMLLSVLGGGILVLAFWAVTQGAYELTLDRIFRALTGELSPAESVVIWNIRLPRIFAAMVMGWGLAVSGLGIQSLLKNPLGSPATLGISQGAAFGAASAIVVFSSSMMSATAFAFIGAMVATGIILLLARLKRLAPEAVILAGVALSSLFTSATMLIQYLATETELAVVVFWTFGDVARSDWRDIGIATVAVAVVTLFFMIRRWDLNALASGEETACGLGVNVDRMRLQGMAAAALVAALATAFCGVIAFVGLIAPHMARRLVGADHSLLIPFSGVLGALLLLSADTLGRVVVGSGAMPVGVVTSFLGAPMFLYLLIRGYR, encoded by the coding sequence ATGGGGAGTGTATCGGGTATGGATGGCGCGGTTGGAACGGCTACCCGAGCCTATCGACTTGCCGGCCGCCGGAAACGGATGCTGCTCTCGGTTTTGGGCGGAGGGATTCTGGTCCTGGCGTTTTGGGCCGTCACCCAGGGTGCCTACGAGCTGACGCTGGATCGGATCTTCCGGGCGCTTACCGGCGAACTCTCGCCGGCGGAATCGGTGGTGATCTGGAATATCCGGCTCCCCCGGATTTTCGCGGCGATGGTGATGGGTTGGGGGCTTGCCGTTTCGGGTCTCGGCATTCAGTCGCTTCTCAAGAATCCCCTGGGTTCCCCCGCCACGCTGGGCATCAGTCAGGGCGCGGCTTTCGGGGCGGCGTCGGCCATCGTGGTTTTCAGCAGCAGCATGATGTCGGCAACGGCCTTTGCGTTCATCGGGGCAATGGTCGCCACGGGGATCATCCTCCTCCTGGCCCGTCTCAAGCGGCTCGCCCCCGAGGCCGTCATTCTGGCCGGTGTGGCCCTGTCATCCCTCTTCACATCGGCGACGATGCTGATCCAGTACCTTGCCACCGAGACCGAGCTGGCCGTTGTGGTCTTCTGGACCTTCGGCGACGTGGCCCGGTCCGACTGGCGGGACATCGGGATTGCGACCGTCGCCGTTGCCGTCGTCACCCTCTTTTTCATGATCCGGCGATGGGATCTGAACGCCCTTGCCTCCGGAGAAGAGACGGCCTGCGGCCTGGGGGTGAACGTCGACCGGATGCGACTCCAGGGCATGGCGGCGGCCGCTCTCGTGGCGGCTTTGGCCACGGCCTTCTGCGGGGTGATCGCCTTTGTCGGTTTGATAGCCCCCCACATGGCCCGTCGCCTCGTGGGGGCCGACCACTCGCTGTTGATCCCCTTTTCGGGCGTGCTGGGGGCCCTCCTGCTGCTGTCGGCCGATACGCTGGGCCGGGTGGTGGTCGGTTCGGGCGCCATGCCAGTGGGCGTCGTGACCTCTTTCCTGGGTGCGCCCATGTTTCTCTATCTGCTCATCCGCGGATATCGGTAG
- a CDS encoding ABC transporter ATP-binding protein codes for MAEDGVILDVSGIRFSYNSRPVLAQVGFSLGPGRVLAVLGKNGAGKSTLLKCLNRILHPQSGDILLEGENLSTLSRRETARRVGYVPQRHGTDRLTVYETVLLGRKPHMGLTVSADDFRRVEDILEHMGLTRLSTRPVSDLSGGEAQKVMIARALAQSPRALLLDEPTSNLDLRNQLEVMDLIRAIALNQGLSVVVSIHDLNLAVRFADAFLFLKDHRVHAMVEKEDLTADIIREVYGVAVSLRQLDGRTVVIPL; via the coding sequence ATGGCTGAAGACGGCGTGATTCTCGATGTTTCCGGGATTCGGTTTTCCTATAACAGCCGTCCGGTGCTCGCCCAGGTCGGCTTCTCGCTCGGTCCCGGCCGGGTACTGGCGGTGCTGGGCAAAAACGGCGCCGGCAAATCGACCCTCCTCAAATGTCTCAACCGGATTCTTCACCCCCAGTCCGGAGACATCCTTCTCGAGGGAGAGAACCTGTCGACCTTGTCCCGCAGGGAGACGGCGCGCCGCGTGGGCTACGTCCCCCAGCGCCACGGGACCGATCGCCTGACGGTCTATGAAACCGTCCTTCTGGGGCGAAAGCCTCACATGGGCCTCACCGTCTCGGCTGACGATTTTCGCAGGGTGGAGGATATCCTGGAACATATGGGTCTCACCCGCCTCTCCACCCGGCCGGTCTCCGATCTGAGCGGCGGCGAGGCCCAGAAGGTGATGATCGCCCGGGCGCTGGCCCAGTCCCCCAGGGCGCTCCTTCTGGATGAACCCACGAGCAACCTGGATCTCAGGAATCAATTGGAGGTGATGGACCTCATTCGCGCCATCGCCCTGAACCAGGGTCTTTCGGTCGTGGTTTCCATTCATGATCTCAATCTGGCCGTCCGCTTTGCCGATGCCTTCCTGTTTCTCAAGGATCACCGGGTTCACGCCATGGTGGAAAAAGAGGACCTGACCGCCGATATCATCCGTGAGGTATACGGTGTTGCGGTCTCCCTCCGACAGCTGGACGGCAGAACCGTAGTCATACCGCTGTAA